The sequence below is a genomic window from Paenibacillus silvisoli.
AGATCGTGGAGCTTTTCAAGAAAATTTGCAAGCGATTTAGAGTGTTCTGTACTTGTCTTATATAGTAAATTTCTGAATTGTATTTATTATTATCGTATTTTCTTGACTCTGTACCTCGCTGAGCTTTTTCCTCTTGCTGCATCTCGTAATATTTATCAATACCTGCTTGTAACAATTCACTCACTTGATCACAACGTTGTTCTAGAAATTCAAAATTGATTGTGTTCATTTCTTGGAAATTGATGTTTAGGTAGAATTTATCCATTTCAGTACTTATTTTAATAATTTCAGACTGGAAATGAAGAGTTTCCTTTATTCTCAGAGAATTTAATGCATTTTTCAATTTATTTTGATATTGAAAGTAAACAATATTTAATTGGTTGTTCAGACTCTCATCCCTAGTAATACCATCAAAAGTTTTTGCAATCTCCAAATCGAAATTTAGTTTTGGTGTATATCTGTTTCCCAATGAATCAATACTCAGTTGAAGTTTTTCCTTAAACCATTTTTCTGAAAGAAGGTCCGAATTAAACCAAAATCTATACCTGCCTGCATTTTTTTCTTGTGACAGTTTTGCTAGTAACTCAGAACTACCCCAATATTCAAAATCTATTTCTCGTTTATTTTCTAATGCATACTTCTTCCAACCTTCAACATGCGAGTTCCATTTATCCATAAACCATTTTTGGTTATGGACTCTTGGGTCTTGTCTATCAAGAGGTAGACAGATATAATATTTACGTAACTTTGGATGTTTTTTGAAAGCTGTTTTAAATGAGTCCTCTATTTGCTTCCACTGTGAATCTCCCATTGAATTAAAAAATTTAGCTTGCCATCCGTACTCTTCTCCACTTGAAAGTTTGCAATATGCTTCCACACCACCATCAGGTGCTCCAACTCGAATAAAGGAACTCATATTGGGTATTTCTTCGTCTCGTGCTAGTTGACATACAAGCTCTTCAAAGGCGTTGTTTTGGGAGTTGTTATAGCTTCTAATATTCCACCAATTAATCTGGTGCATTTTCATGACCTCCAAATAGTATGAAAAGTGAATATTTTACAAATCGCTATTATTATATTCGACATATGAATTCAAATACCTACAATAGAATCTGGCGAAATGCCATCGTCACATCATCACAACTTGTTTCCTCAATGGTTATTCACCCTAGAAAAATAGTGAAAACTTTATTTCTCAAGCATTCATCGAATCAATTATGTTGGAGGTTTTTTGGGACTAGTCACTAGTTAAACAATGAGATAACACCTGACTTCACTCAAATAATTGAGGAGGAAAGAAATGAACGATGCAATGTCGAAACTAACCGAAGAATTTGCTGACATCAATGAATCGATCAGAAAGTTGAGCAAACGCGCTGCAGAGATACTCGAGCTCATGAAGATTCTACAGCGTCCGGAAAATCGGATCGATACACCCGCGGATCGGCTAAACATCGAACTATTTTTATCCATCACGGATATTTACATCCGAGAGGAAGAGGAACGGATCCGATTGGGAAATACAAGGAAGTCCAGTCGGCGAGTTAGCGTCGAGATCAACAACACGGTGAGTGAATTCTTCGGTAATCATCTTGGAGTTGGATACTATGTGGAGCGAGATACGGACGGTTTCGTATACGTTTTCAAACAAGGTACAGCAGTATGCGCGATTCGCTTCATCACGGACATGGGGTTTATTCGGGGAGATGTATGGTATACATTCGCTGATGAATTGGCTTCTAAGCTTAAATATGGACTCCAAGATCATCAAATCTTCTTCATCGTAGCCACGCTGCACAATGGTCTCGACGCAAGCCATATCAGTCAGTACCTTGGGAAGAAGATAACCTCTAACTGGCAGTTCGTTCATGATCGGAGTGCCATTCACTCCTACTTAGCGTTAGTGCAATCACACACAGCATGTTTGGAGAATCCACAAAAGCAGCTTATCTTCTTAGCAGCCGAACTACATCCCAACGTGCTTGCGGATGACCTTCAAAGAATGAGTACGGAGCAGCGCGATATCAAGCGTAAAGAAGTCGAGCAATACGAATGGATTCATTATGTCGATTCAATCATCAGTGAAATCAGGCAACTCTAAATAATATTATCTTGCAATAAGGGCTGAACCAAAGTCGCAGTTAATCCTTCGGCTTTGGTTCAGCCCTTATTTTATACCACTACTCCTACACTCCACAAAATGTCCCTAGGGTATCAATATCCACATATTTGGAAATTAATAAATCAAGCAATTCTCTATAAAACTTTGGAAGGTACTTGGTAGAAGTGAATAAAACTATTGTATGGCGCGAGGAATGGAACAGACCTTACGACCCTTGGTCCATTATCGAAAATATTAAAATCGCTAACTCTCTAACCGGCAATGATTTGTTATTTTACGTAGCAGATAAAAAAGGCGGAACACATGAAAATAAGTTATCTGAAGAGTCCCATACTCAGCTAAAGGATCTCACGAGCATTGATTTTCATGAGATTAATCAAATAAGGATGAGGCGCTCGAAGGTAGAAAGGAATAATCCATCGTATAACTTCCATACTCAATTATACTACTGTTTGGAATGCATTCATCACAATTACCATAGTTACTTACATCAGTATAACCTGATTAATCTTTGCCCTTTTCATTTAGTAGAGCTTAAAAGCAGATGTAATGTCTGTCATAGAAATATAGATTATACCAAAATTGCCTTTCATACCCCCTTCACATGTAAATGTGGGATGCAGTTGTATCAATCATCAGAAAATCCCATATGGAAAAATTGGACGGAATTCAAACCAATAATCACTGCAACAATTTTAGACGAAAATTACGAACTCTTAAAAAAACGGCATTCTTTGCATATATTCCGCTCACAAAATTATTACATTAAAGCGTGATCGGCTAGTGCGTCCCGCTATCAACCATTAATTTGTTTCTAGTTGAGATAATGCTGAATATCTTCTCAACTTATTTCCCAACATGTCACGAACACGTGACTCCTCATGAAGTTCCATTAGATAGTATCTTCTCTGAATGTCGGCTAGAGTCCTAAACTTCCTTACTTCTTTCAATAAATAGTATCCCTTTAACCCATATTGAATCACTAAATCATCTTGAACTTTGCAATACTTCATAAAAGCATCTCTTCCTAAACATTTGAACGCATTGGCTGCGTCAAGATGGGGTTCAGTCTGCATAGAAATTACAGCACCATATTCCTTGTACCTATCAGGATTACAAAGGTCTGCAGTTGAATTATAACGAATCCATTCCCACTGCTTTGAAAGAGATTTGTGATCAACCTTTATTTCTTTCCACCGCCAAACCAAATCATCTAAAGCCAAATTACATATTTTCTTTTTATGTTCCTCAATTTCTTCTTTCTTCGTCCTAAGTTCGGCGTTTGGAACGAACTTCATGACCTTTCTAATTGATGAGCTGATTTCTCCTAAGCTCTTCTGTTCATCATCGGATAGATCTTGCCACTTAACTATCGATACAGCCGGCAAAAGCCCTCTCTCATCCAAAAACTCCTTCAGACCAAATTGGTCGTAATCGTATTTGCGGAAGTGCATAAACTTCCCCACAACACCCTGCTCCGCCCACTCAACTCTTTGTTGGCCAAGTGTTTCTTGACTTTGTTGAATCCTATCTCTCAAAACCTCTAAGTACTTCTCTGTTCCACGTAACCTTTTGTATTTACCGCTAGCAAGAAAGTACATTAAACTGCTCATAAGTTATCTCTCCAAGGACTTTTAATCTCTATAGAGCTCATTTCGATTCATAGCTTTTCCAACTTAAAACCATTTCCCATCTCAATCTTTGGGTAACCATTTGAGTTTCATCTCTTTGCCTTTTTACGCTCCTTTGATGAGCCTCCCTCTCCTCGAGCGCCAAACTTCTCATCATGTGAAAATACTCTCTAAGCTCTGGATCGATTTTGTAACCAAGCAGCTCCTTTTGCTTCTGATTAATCCCCCACTCTATTCCTTCGTCCCACGCGGTTTGAAGCTCAAACGCAACTCTATCCGCCAACTCTTCAGTTGGTAGTTCCATTAATGTCGCCTGAGCTACTCCATCTACTATGTGCACGAGGAACTTATTGCCCCTAATGACTGATCTGTACATCAATCCCTTTCCTCCGCTGTCCGTGACTCGTTCTGGAGACTTAGAGCACTTAAAATAAGTGAACTCATTCCTTCGGTTACAAAATCAGCCGTGAGCTTGGGATCTTGATTAGCTTTCTCAAAAAATTCCCACTGCCTCGACAACAGTACCGTACTAATTATGAAGGTCATAGTTAGTTCCAGTGAATCAAACTTGAATAATCCCATTCTTTTACCTTCGATAAGGACCTTTTTCAATTCTATCCACAGCGGTTTAACCAAGTACTGAACAATTTCATCACGAGGGCTTGGCAACGTGATTTCATGCTGCAATATTAAAATGATTTCTGGATCAGTCGTACGTACAGTAACAATTTCACGAATAATGTGTTTCAATCTCTCGACAGGATCAACCGGAGTATCGCCATTATTGTTTACATTACTGGTTAATGGCAAAAACACTTGAAACAATGCAATTAATACATTTTCTTTGCGTCTGAAATTATAGGAGTGCATCATGACATGAACGCCTGCCTCCCTGCATATGTCACGAATTGTGGTATCATAAAATCCTTTTCTAGCGAAAAGCTTCTTAGCAGCAAATAGGATTTTCATACTCACTTCGTCAGTAGCCAGTCCCATCAAACCACCTCTCTACTTAATCCACAACTTTATTAACATGATATCCACAACAAACATTTGTATTCACTTTTGAACACATTTTGTGTTATGTTTTTGTGTCCTCATTTACTTCTATACTAAGTTATAGAGGTGATAAGAATATGGATGATGATTTTATCATTACACCTAAAGAGGATAAATCGGTTACGATTACTATACGAGTGGATAAGGCACTTCAAGAGAAATTCGATCACCTATCAAAAATCAGTAATCGTTCAAGAAATGAATTGATTAATTTAGCTCTCGAATATGCAATGAAGAATGCTAAGTTTATAAAGCAAACAAACGAAAAAAGATGACTCCTTCATATGAATGGGAGTCATCTTTTTTATTGCCATTTTGTAATCATAATTGAATACAATTTGTAATAAACGGACATACAGTCATGTAAATAAACTAATAGAGGAGCAGATCGCCATGGAGAATACAGTGGCATTAATAACCTCAAAGGGTATCTTTTATCAGAACAGCCTCTTCACTTGTTCAAGAGCAATTTCAGAACAATGGTTTGATGGAGCAAGCCCGTATCACATGCTAGAGGTTCAAGTACATCACGAAAATGATTTGTTATCCATCATCCTGGATTCCAGGGAGCAAATCCCTATAATTTCAATCCCCGTAATCAATAACTACTCTAGACGTGAGTTAGATGATTATTTTACAAAACTTAATGAACTTAAACTAGTAAAGAAGCTAATTAAAAATGAAAAGAGTTGACCAAATTGAAACTTACCTGGGATCCAACTTGGGTGAATCCCTTTGAATCTCACTGGTCCATTATTGAAAAAATAAAATATGCTAATGCTATTACATCCCTAGACTTTGTGCGTATGTATGGAACAAGAAATTTCAAAGGAAAGCTAAGAAATCAGCATAAAGGGCTATTTCATTTCATTGGTATTGATCATAACCATCTGTCAGAAGCTATCAGTACAGACCTTAGCATGCATACGGGATATTATTTAGATAAAATGACAGGCATGTTTTCGTGGGTCAATACGGATCGTTTATTAAGAAATGAATTCACTTTCTGTGAAGATTGTCTTTCTATGGGCTACCATAGCTTGCTACATCAGTTCATATTTATAAATAAGTGTCCATTCCACCTAAGCGATTTAAAAAGAGCTTGCACAAGCTGCGGCAACTCGCATTCCTGTGACAAACATAACCATACGAGCAAAGGAGGTTTCCAATGTTCTTGCTCAAATTTTTATGTGACACCAAAGTTCAATTTATGGTTAGATTGGCAAATAGACATAACTTTCAAAGACATTTTAGTTTCAAACTGGGTGACAATGGACTTAAGCGCTTATAATCGAATTAAGAATTCTTATTTTTACTTACCCGCTTTAAATAATATGGATGAACCACTGCAGTTTCTTTTGGATTTTGGTAGGGAGGGGAGCTAATACTACAACAACTAAGCTTCTGACAATTACCATATTTGAACTTAGTCGCATCAGTCCGCCTCCGTCCAAGCTCCACTTCATGTTCCGTACAATCCTCCAAAAATTTTCCCATCAACCATGATCTTCATTAGCCTCACGAGACAATTACGCGAATTTTTAAATCTAAAAGTCTGCCTGGTATCCTGCCCCATATTCCCCGACATGCGGGCAAATCGGCATATCATAAGTCGCAGCAAGGCCTGCGACCTGCAGCCATTCCGTGATGCCGGCGGCACGTAGGGGTTCATATAAAAGACTCGTGGGTGGCATATCAACAATTGGCCACCGCTTGATGCTGTTATCATTTTAGGGACTACTTAAACCGCGAAAGGCGACTTCACCCACGTATACTCGGGATCCAATAGGTTGCCGTCTTTATAGGTGGAAATGAGCGCCCAACGGTCTTGGCCCGAAGTATTCGGGTACGAGGCGTGGTAGAGCAAATCGTGGAAAACGATGGCATCGCCCGCCTCCGCCTTCAAGGCGACCACAGCCGTTTCGTCGATGTCAGCCGGATTCAATCGGTTAGCAAAACCTTTGTCATCCGTCACTTCTCTGTTGTGGTTTATACTTCCAAATTTGTGCGAACCTGGCACAACCTGCAGGCAGCCGTTCTCAGGAGTGGCATCGTCGAGCGCGATCCATACCGAGAACTTATGGCTGCCATACCAGTAAGGATAGTCCTGGTGCCACGGCGATCCAAAATCAGTGCCCACGGTCTTGAATACCAGTTTATCGCTCATGAAGATAACCCTTTCACCGATAATCGCTTTGAGAACGGGCACAAGTCCAGGCGCGGCCGCTGCTTGCTTGAACAGCTCGCTTTTGGCCGCGAGCGTCAGAAAGACGCCGGACGAGTCCACTCCATGTTCGGCAATAATTGCTTTGCCTTCCTCTTTCAGCTTGCGCACTTCTTCCTTCGCAAACAAACCTTTTAAGAAAACGAAGCCGTTTTGCTTGAACTCATCCTTGTATAATACTTCCACAACTACTCCTCCTTCATTTCATTTAACCGAACATCAGCCCGCCAGTAGCTGGAGCGGATTTCGGTGGGAGTCCGCCGGGTATGCCGCTTGATCTGCCGAGAAAAGTGATAGCTCGACTTGAACCCGCAACGCTCGGAAACTTCCCCGACCGACAGCCCGGTGGTGCGGAGCAAATTGATTCCGCGGCTGACCCGATATCGCCACAAATAGG
It includes:
- a CDS encoding CopG family ribbon-helix-helix protein, translated to MDDDFIITPKEDKSVTITIRVDKALQEKFDHLSKISNRSRNELINLALEYAMKNAKFIKQTNEKR
- a CDS encoding TetR/AcrR family transcriptional regulator, whose product is MGLATDEVSMKILFAAKKLFARKGFYDTTIRDICREAGVHVMMHSYNFRRKENVLIALFQVFLPLTSNVNNNGDTPVDPVERLKHIIREIVTVRTTDPEIILILQHEITLPSPRDEIVQYLVKPLWIELKKVLIEGKRMGLFKFDSLELTMTFIISTVLLSRQWEFFEKANQDPKLTADFVTEGMSSLILSALSLQNESRTAEERD
- a CDS encoding phytanoyl-CoA dioxygenase family protein; the protein is MEVLYKDEFKQNGFVFLKGLFAKEEVRKLKEEGKAIIAEHGVDSSGVFLTLAAKSELFKQAAAAPGLVPVLKAIIGERVIFMSDKLVFKTVGTDFGSPWHQDYPYWYGSHKFSVWIALDDATPENGCLQVVPGSHKFGSINHNREVTDDKGFANRLNPADIDETAVVALKAEAGDAIVFHDLLYHASYPNTSGQDRWALISTYKDGNLLDPEYTWVKSPFAV